From the genome of Monomorium pharaonis isolate MP-MQ-018 chromosome 1, ASM1337386v2, whole genome shotgun sequence:
GACAATATAAGTTCGAAGTTTTACCGTAGGGGAGCAGCTCATAGTAAATCATTTCTTGCTAATCCCACCAAACACACAGCAAAGCCTTCTTGGCCGTCAATCCTGGTTTCGCCACCGTTTGAGCCGCTTCGCCGCGCTTTGACCATGATCGTTTTCGCTTGACGTCGTAAGTGATCCATTTCTCATCATCAGTCACCATCCGTTTCAGAAATGGGTCGATTTTGTTGCAATTCGCAGATGCAAATTCGATCCATGAGATTTTTTTGCGTTAACTCGTGTGGCACCCATACATCGAGCTTCTTTTTGTATCCAGCCTTATGCATTTTTcaggaaagaaaaaacaaagcaCTAATGAAACAGATGTTAATTCAGCACTCAATAAAATTGCTAATGCTTTTTGTGAGAGAAATGCGCAAGCACCAATTGTTTTACCTGACCCTCCACAAAACGACGACGTAGATGCAATTGTGTCCGTAGTTGAACGAAGGTTAAGAAAACTTCAGTCAAACATATTGGATgatgcacaaaaaattttttaactaacgTATGATCTCGTAAAAGAATATGAATATTCATGttaagttaaagttttttgtttgtaaCAATACACATGTGatgtagttttttattttttatttttatagttttttatctagaaaaaatgatattaagcttaagtttttttgtttgtattaatacacatatgtaatagttgtttttattattataaacactttatataattattttaaacaacatacaattttaaaaaatgagtatTATTAAgcttaagttttatatttattactatgtGATACAGTagagtttatattataaacatacgCTATATGAGTATTAAaccaaagattttttaatatttatatacaatactaTGTAAcacaaaaagtttatattaccattatttatgtataattatactactgctataaataatactattgtaaacatgcatatatgtatattatttgtatagtttatattcctacttttataaaataatataagtaaacgtcttttaacattatatatttacatatataaataaatatgcgaAGCTACTACACATGTTATATATTTGGAGAAATCTTTttagacaaaattattttgccatGGTACAGACccttcattattaaaatatgtacaaaacttATCTCGCATTTCAATACTTGTCCGAGTACTCATATATGATCCTGTTCGGTGTACTTCGCGATAGGCAGAACTACATTCTAAAACTGTTCTCCAAGTTCCAGATGTAAAAccattttcatcaaaattatcAACCATATCTGTAGTCACGTATTCATTGATGTTTATGTCTTATTTTCGTAACCAATTGTGTAAACACACAATAGCTTGCACAATTTTCTCTACAGTTTCTACTTTGGCAATTATTGGCTTTCTCAATATTTGGCCCTGACTGGCAAGAATGCCAAACGTATTTTCTATAGTTCGTCTGGCACGGCTCAATCGATAGTTACATACATTCTTTTCTTTAGTCAGCCCGCCTCTTCCTGGATATGGTCGAAGCAAATATTCCTTTAAAGGGAATGCTTCTTCCCCAACTAAATAACATGATAATATAGGAccattttcagaaataatcTCTGCATCTggtatattcattttttatgttcaaatttttttccaaactggcattctttaaaaatgccaCCATCGCTGCGTCTACCGTAGGCTCCAATGTCAACAAATGTGAATACATAATTAGCATCACATATTGCCATTAAAACGATACTATgactgtttttataattatagtatgTAAAGCCGTTAGCAGGACACTGAAAaagtacattaaattttataataattataatacgttcaatttctaaattgtaaaattgaatGCAAATATTGCTAAGCGACCactttcattaatatattagcTAAAATCTTGAGATAAAAGAATATTCAATTATGCTTTGATTGTAatgttatatacattatataaatgacgataaatgtatatacaaattattaaaatacatacttGAATAACAATATGTTTTCCATCAATGGACATTGCACCTATGCAATAAGGAAAATTACAACGATTTTCAAAATCTTCTGCAATAGACAACCAATTTTCTTTAGTTAAAGACGATGGAAGGACGATTGGACATAAAACATTCCACAATACTTCACATGTTTCAGATATAATATTGCTTATTGTTGTATATCCTAGTAAGTACTGATATGACATTGATATCATTGAGTCACCAGAAGCCAAGTATctgtgtattttaaaaaacaatagctgtaaaatttatactatCTATATCTTATATTGCCTACGATgtctcttttatatattttttatataaaagtgtgagataaatataatgaaacaaACCTTAAAGTTAAACACAAACGTTCTTCAGCACTGACAGGCTCCCTGAGAAATGTCTGTTTTTGAAGTTTTGGACCAACCATTTGTAACAACTTCTCTAATTGTATAGATGACAtgcgaaaataatttaaaaaccttgcactttctaattttatatatgccaAAGTAGCTTTATAAAATCCATATTTatcatgatttttaaatagtgGTGCAacccaaaacttttttttagaataatgcctttttttgttaaacatATCAACGATATTATAGCAAGActgatattattttgattttcaattttacgtTCTTGAATAATTcgattacaatttaatatccaattgtaatatttttttttttttattgaagccATCACACCCaactatgtatattataataatgctgATATACTAATACACGAAAAACGCGAAATCTGTCGATGAACTTTATATTTTGTCGCTACTATTCCCTTTTCATGTACAAAAATTGCCGCTATAATATTCTGCGACAAAATTCGTCACGTGATCCTTTTTGTCGCTCAAACGGTCGATTTCAGCAGCacgtgaaaaggcaccttaacAATAAAGGAGGAAAGGCATCTGATTGGCCGGTCTTCATGATCTCATTAACGTCTGCGTATACGTCGCGTGCACATGAACTTAAGTttcatttgaaaataattgcgTCAACGCGAGCATTATTCCCTTTCTATTTAACAAGCACTGAAAAGTAAAGGTAGAGTGATACTCGTCGATGTTTGTCAAGTAAAACGTAAccttaatatatgttaatagaCACTCATATGGCTTCAGCACGCGGAAATTAACGCTTTCCGCGTGACAAGAAGCGATAGCTAATCAACGTGCTGCTTTTTAGTAAAAGCTGTAAGTTTATTGGCTTTGTGTTGCTTTTTGCCACGCGGTAAGCGTTTCGCgttctatgaaaaaaaaaaatcacaaatacaATTAGGATTGAGTTTAGAGACGTTAATTGTTGTTCCAATTTTTTGTCTGCCCGCGGTTTGatcttttttaactaatttgtTGTTACAATTAAGATGTTGTCTTAATTGTATGGTATTCTTTgattatcttataattattacgccatgttttgtgtataataatttagtatataacttGTAGCGTGTGGTTTTCAATGTACTGTAAATCTCAAGTCGAGTACGAGACAGTCATGCAATAGAGTAACGTCGAATGGCTATTATCTATCCGTCATATAGAactattgatattttattttcaacatacgactttaatattcattaattccATTGAGTTTTTAATGCGAGACATCTCCTCTCCTATTCCGCGTACCGAGAACCTCGCCCCTCTGCCACTTCGTGTAGAGACGGGCTAGCAGGCATTCGGCTGTCGTGCGAAGTACCGAGATTTGCGAATTTTGTGCGGCGCGGATTTCGCGCCTGGCGTCCAACTAATGTTAAGGAGCACGACGAAGTTGTAGACGCGAAGAAAAGTAACATATAACGTCGCAAATTTGGCGCCCAACGTGGGGTCCATGATATAACGAAAGGATAGAGGAGAGAGATCGCAGTACTGTCGTCTCGAATATTCGTGCCGCATTTTTGCATGTGCATGTGTTCTGTTGTGTTTGCCccattatattatctttcttttctttcttttgctATTTTGcttatctgaaaatttttctgtattgtATATTTGTGTTCCCGATTTATTAGATATTGTTATTATCGCCCTGATTATTGTTGATGccctaattattattgttgtccCGATTCTAAGTGAAGTACGGTGCGTGAAATTTAGTGTGCCATCGCGCGTGACCTTGCGTGATAGAAGCGTGTACCGAGAGATCGAGGCGATTGCTTCATACGCATACCGAGggattgcgcgcgcgcgcgccggctCGCGAGCGTAAACAATGCGCCTCGCACCGCGTGCTATGATCTGTTCGTCGTAAGTGAATGCCGCTGTACGACTTTACTATCGCGCTTGTTTTGGGGTaccgaatttattatttttcatgcgATGTGCCTATATTAGTGAGGACTTAGGGAGCGTGTTCCgtgatataattgttttgcgTTTATTTTCCTCATCCCGCGTGACAGCCTCGTGAAGCTCGAATTTCTGTGATTAATGTTTATGATTTTCGCGACGTGCGTTGCCGTAACAGACTCAGCAGGAGTGTTGTGATAATTCCCATCGAGGCCTATTGTTGTTGTGAATTTCGTGATATTTATTGAGGTGGCCTCGGCCGGGAAGTCGTTGGGATTTCGATCTTATACTGAGTATTGTTGCTGTGGAGTGCACGGAGCGCACACCGAAATAACGAAACACCGAGCTTACTGTGGGTTCGATTGGAGCTGGATACCGAGATATTCGTGTGATTCCTGTCATTCGCGTGCTTCGTGATACCGCAACAACCACCCCCGTGGAAATGGATAGATGCGCTTAGTACCGAGGAGATTCGGCAGAAATTGGAGGAGAGGAGGGAGTCCATTAAGGGGATCCACCCTACCCTTAAGCGAAGACTAATCCGATATAAGGCCCTACAGGTCGGAGAAGCCCTCTGACACCTCCGAAGTATCCGCGGGAGAGTCGAGCAAGGAGGATGGAAAATTTGAGGGCGCACTACAGGAGGTTTCGCGGTGCCCTCCGTCGATCCGACCCCCTCCGCGCGTAGAGCTGACGGCCCCGTCTCCCTTCGTGCAACCGCGGGTAGAGTTAGCAGCCCCGCCCTCCCGTGAGCGACCACGTGTGGAGCGGGCGACTCCGTTTCCGCGCGATACGCCACGGCGGGCGTACAATCCCGCTACCGAGGTTTACAACAttatgagaaaataaaatttgaatttcacAGGAATCAAAGGTAGTGACGCGTTTTTAATACGAATAGAGGAGAAACGCGCGCTGATCCCTGTGGAGGACGAGGACCTATTTAAATGTCTGCCCCTTTTCCTGAGCGGCATTGCGTTGTACTGGTACCGAGCGAATCGCGTGCATTGGCGTACGAGGAGAATTCGAGTGCGCGTGGCGTACCCAATTCGGGGACCCGGATTTTCAATTCGCATTGCGCGATGAAATCATGCGGCGAACGCAGGGGGCGGCCGATTTCCTTACATGCATTCAGGCTTTGTTTGATGGATTGAGCCCCTTGTGGCACTTACAAGAACGATTAAATTACGCGCATCGAAATATGCTGCTGCGGTTGCAGGTGACGGTGCTGCGCGATAAGATCTATGATTTCCGTTCATTGGAAAGGCTAGCCACGCGGGTGGAGTGTAGTTATAATGCCGCGGAAAATTACTGAGCCCCACCAAATCTCGAACGTTCCATCTTCCCGGAGCTAGCGTACAGGCCCCCCGCGAGAATTCTAAGGCGATTCCTGCAGTAACCGCCGCGGGGTTAGACGTACCGAGAAAGAAGGGAAAAGGTAATTTGGGGGAAGGCGACGCGAAACGGAACGGTAAAAAGACAACGGCAGCAGCGGAGACATCCACTACCACTACGGCGAGTGCAAATGCGGCCGCATCCGTCGCGTCGAGTGCACCGAATACGTTCCGCACATCGGAAATTCGCTGTTGGAATTGCGGGAAGCAAGGGCATCTCTCTAGAGAATGCGAGGAATCTCGAAAGATTCATTGTTATCGTTGCGGGAAGCAAAATTTTACGGTTAGAACGTGCCCTACGTGTTCGGAAAACAGGCGTGAGAGTTGGTAGGACCCTATCGACTCCAAGCAATTCGGACGAGGCCCGCGAGTTAGGATCGATACCGAGTATCGCGCACTCGTATGTCACCTTGGAGAGCGTTGAGATTCCCCCTTTGCGATACTTTACGATTTGTGTTAAAAGTAAACGAATAAATAAACGCTTTAGTGGATTCAAGTTCGAGCCCTACGTTATTCGGGAGGAAAGGTATCGACATTATTAGAGATTTAGGCTTACCGAGTTTGCGAGACCGGGGAGGCACAGATCCGGATGGCGAACGGGCAGATCGTTTCCGTGGGGGAGACCGTGGCGGTgccattaaaattgaaaaatattacgcaTACCCTTCCGGTGGGTCTACTGCCAAAATTAGCTGTACCTTGCATTATCGGAATGGACTTTCTACGAAGATTTCGCGTTTGCTTAGATTTTGCCGCCTCAGAGTGACATTTTGCGGAGAGCCCCGCGGAGCGATACCCCTTAGCGCGGAGAGCGATACCAAGAGATTGTGTAGCGGCCTGCCCGAGCTTACCCAGACTCAGCAGAGTGCcctcgaaaattttttaaaacacggTACCGACGCCTACCGAGATTCCTGTGGTAACGTCCCTTGCAGAACACCGAATTGACGTGGGATCACACCCGCCTATTAGGCAATGATGTTACATAGTATTACCTTGCGTACAGGAAGCCATACGCGGGGAAGTCGATAAGATGTCGATAAGCCAGCGGGATAATAGAGCCTTCCTTTAGCGAGTGGTCGAACCCCATCGTTATGGTGAAAAAGCCTAACGGGAAGTATAGGTTTTGTCTGGATTTTCGCAAGGTAAATGGCGTTTCTAAGAAGGATGCATACCCTCTACCTAATATGAACGGTATTCTCGATAAATTACGTTCGGCCAAATACAACTCTACTATAGATTTGAGTCAAGCTTACTTCCAAATTACTTTGGCTAAGAACAGTCGCGGAATTACCGCTTTTAGCGTACCAGGGAAGGGCTTTTATCATTTTACTCGAATGCCATATGGCCTAACCGGAGCTCCAGCCACGTTCCAGCGGCTCTTAGATAAGTTAGTAGGACTGGAAATGGAGCCATTCGCATTTGCCTATTTAGATGATATAGTTATTGTCACACCGACTTTCGAGGAACACCTGGAATGGTTAGGATGTAACCGATCTCAGAAGttggaaaataaatttcgcaatagtaatttatttaatcaaaccTTTGCGTTGTATCGCTCGTGCCTCTGCACCGGTCGCCAGCTCTTTTATTCTCCTAAGAGCAAggatcaataaaatatttaatcttcattttctttttcaggtTCAACTGCAGCCGTCGGATCGTTTCTGGACATCAGGATCGCCGCCTTCGTCAGGATCGTCGCCACAGGTAGGTAGAATTTTATTCAGGTAATCCAATGGGaacacttaataattttttcacttttattttcagatttcaCTAAGTGATGCTTTATCTCCACGATGGATATCATGCATGGAACGTAGCAGGATTGTGAATTAATCACTCAATGTATTTGATTTTGTAAGACTCAAATAAAGGTTTATTCAAACacaacataatattaatttaataacaatgtcCCGAACGCGTCGCTTTTTCACATTCGAGTTCGTTTATCCTCCTTCTCACTTCTTTACAAAACTTATGTACATATCCCGAACGCGTCGCTTCATTCACAAACGAGTTCgtttttatagattataaaaCCTGTCACCGGAAATGTTATCAATTCCGCGTTGAAAAATCCGCTTACTCGCATTCAGCGAATTTCGTGTAATCACTACGCGTGTTCGCGTtaacgaattttttaatacactcTGCTTCGGCCTTTTTATTAATCGCAAATTACGCGATAAGCCTAACACGCACGAACGAACGtatcaaaattatcattttttgttatcgCGGTGTGAAGTCCGCGGAAAGAATTAAGACGCGACTTGTTATCTCGCACGCTAACTCTTTTGGCCGCGAAAGTCGTGCTCAATACGCGAAATGATCTTCTCGGCGCGTGCGGGTTGCCCGTCTCAAAGATCCGCGTAAACTCTCTTGTTCCGATGCCGTGTCGTCGCTCcttaaggtgccttttcacgctgacgcttgacgctcattttcagcgtcaaaaaacatcacgtgactaaaaatgacgaatgggTATCTTTacttttagtcacgtgatgtcttttgacgctgaaaatgagcgtcaagcgtcaaCGTGAAAGGGCCCCTTTATACTCAGacgcgccgccgtcgccgcaaTCCTCCCGTCGACCAATCAGAGCTCTTCGTATTCTCCTCGGATTCCTCATCCTAATCCAAGTCACACTAGGGACGCTCATCGTCGAATAGTACCATCGTCCAATTAGCAGCAACTGTGCCTGCGATGCTCCCCTCCCGAGGCTCTCGACCAATGGCATCATTCGGGCTCGGGTATCGTACAGGAAAATGCGTGTAGCACTTGGCACTTAAAAGTACCGGTGTTTTAACGTTACATGAGCAAACTTCTTTGTCTGCGTGTTGCGGCTGCATTTTCGAGTGCCACCAACTTGCACTTAATTCTAACTTATGTAAATTAACGgaataaatgatttttaacatAGGATTCACTTTATATCAGTACAGAATAATATCACGAAATTGTGATCAACATGCAATACACATATGctactaaaaatattgtccacagacataaaataataataatgactaagaaaagataataatcTAACACTTGCTCAAGGAGCTTATTCATAttagtgaaaaataattaagtacgCTAATActcaagataaaattaatcatgaCTCTAACTCTTTGTTTGTTCAACGagtctaaataataaaaaattactaaaaagtGAAATATCACATTGCGCTTGTATAACGCttgcttaataataaaaaaaaacttattgcaTAAtctttttgacagttttctgTCAGATTACTTGTAATGACTCAGATTTCAAgcttacttaatattttaaatgctaATTAACGTATTAACGCTATAggctataaaatatattaaaaattaaaataaatttttgacagATTTTTCCTTTCGTCAAACCAATAAACAAGACTCTAGCTTTCgctaaacataaaattacatgcAAGCTACTAAATTTAGTAACGCTATAAACTtcgtataatatacatatttcaaataaactaaaatataaaaaattatataatcaaaataaaaggaaTTTAGTTCGCGGTTTTTCGTCTTTTCCGcgcaattttatttgcttcCGCGCTCCTCTAACCTTTCTAGTCTAACGCACGACTGTTTCGTCGCGCTCCGCTCACCGCCGTTGTCCGCGACCTTTGCTGCTACCCCCTGGTCGTCTGGGATTTTACTTGTCGATGGTGTAGGTGACCGCTCCGCTCTATCATCTCCTGGAGGCGGTTTCAAAGACGTGTTTTAGCGAAAATCTCGTCAACAGGCCTTACCGTTAATACCGAGAAGTGTGAATTCTATCAATCTCAGGTTCGTTATTTAGGCTTTATAATGCAAAAAGACGGTTTAGCGGTGGACCCTAAGAAAACTCGCCCTGTTTTAGAATACCCAGCTCCGCGAAATATTAAGTTACGCCGATTTTTAGGCATGGCGAGTTGGTATCGGCGCTTCATCCTCCAGTTCGCTTCCGCTAGTGAGCTCCTCACGAggctgttaaaaaaaaagcgctGGGAGTGGGGAGAACAGGTAGAGGCCTTTGAACGGATAAAAGAACATCTCTCTACTACGCCGATATTAGTAGGAATTCGTGCTTCAGACCGACGCGAGAGTGGGTATCGGAGCGGTTTTAACGCAAACAATTGAGGGCGAAGAACGAGTAATCGCATTCGCGAGTAGAGACCTAGCGGATCCGGAAAAGAGATACTCCGTTACCGAGCAGGAATGTCTGGCAGTGGTGTGGGCAATACACAAGTTTAGACCGTATTTAGAGGGATATTGTTTCACTGTCATTATGGATTATAGTAGCTTGCGCTGGCTTCACAATTTAAGAAATCCCACTGGTACGTAGGTTAGCAAGATGGGCACTAGAATTATTAGAGTACGACTACGAAGTAAAGTACAGAAAGGGAGCGCTGCACCACGTTCCGGATGCACTGTCGCGTATGTTCGAGGATAGAGAAAATTCGGGTACCGAGGTCATATTGGTGGCGGCCGCCGGAGCCATCGTCGCCGAAAATACTGAGGATGAGTGGTACAAAACACGTTACGAGCAGGTGCGCGCGAATCCGAAGCGTTTTCCCCAATGGAAAATTGTCGAAGGccaactgtattttttaagacTGAAACCCATTGTTTCCGATATTATAGAGGATCTGGACAGATGGAAGCTCGTGTTGCCGCGCGAATTACAGGCGCACGCGTTACGCGAATCACACGAAGCGCCTCAGGCCGGTCACCTGGGTATCGATAAGACGTTCCAACGTTTAGCCGTCATGTATTTGTGGCCGAAAATGTTTCGGGACGTGGTAAAGTATTTGAAAACTTGCGATATCTGTCAACGAACAAAGGTAGAACAGACGAGTCCGGCGGGAATGATGGGCCGACGCGTGGCGGAGAGCCCCTGGTTGGTAATCGCCGCGGATATTATGGGTCCGTTACCCCGTAGCAAAGCAGGTTTCCAGTATCTTTTGGTAGTGCAggatttatttacaaaatggaTCGAGTGCCGAGCGCTTCGAGCGGCAAACGGGGAAAAGATTAAAGAGGCCTTAGAAGATCTCGTAATATCGAGATGGGGCACcccaaaatttttactaacaGATAACGGCActgaatttgtaaataaagtcATGAAAGCCTTTGCAAACAGGAATAAAATCGTGCATACCACCGTACCGCCGTACCATCCCCAAGTCAACGCGGTCGAGCGcgtaaatagaatattaaaaacaatgattgTAGCGTTCATCGATCAAGATCATCGCAAGTGGGACAGGTACATTACCGAGTTTCGATTCGCATATAATACCGCCTCGCATTCGTCGTTGGGAACCTCCCCAGCGTTCTTAAATTTGGGCCGTGAACTATTACCGAGAGAATTACTGCGAGGAGAGAAGAATGACGTGTCGGAGATCGAAGTTCGAACTACCGAAGAGTGGTCAGATCGTATAAAACGATTAGAAACGTTGCGAAACTGGGTCAACGAGAATTTGGGGAAGGCCCACGATAAGCAAGCGTCACGCTATAATTTGTGCCGTTGACATCACGTCTTTGGGCGGGGGGAATTGGTATTGATGCGCCAACACACTCTGTCGTCGGCTGCGCAGAACTTTGCGGCAAAACTGGCACCTAAGTTCCATGGACCGTACCGTATTGAGAGACAATTGTCTTCCGTAGTATACGAAATGTAGGGTTGGATGGGAAACCCACGGGAAAGATACATGTACAAGACTTAAAGCCCTATAACCTCCCTACCCAAATATAGAGTTGAACGAATCTACCGAAGCTACCGAGCGACAATAACGGAGGAATGGGTGGCGTTTCTGTTTCGCTACGCGGACCTGGTCCACCACATCAACGAGCGTTACCCGGGGTTTTGGACGGACATGAATGTCCAGAGGAATGTCCTTGCCGATCGGGTTACAACGGAGGGAGCAGTGGTTCGAGACTTCCCCACCATGGTGGGGAACCAGACTGCGCTCCGGGCATGGGAGATATACGAGTGCGAGTGCCCACACACGAGGTCGGGGTCAATACGCCACGACCAGCATCAAAAGATAGCACCTGTGACGTGGCACGTCCGGCCGTGCTCGTCACAAGGGCGTAAGTCCGACCGAGGGGGTCGGTTTGGGGCTCCTCCTCGCCGAGTCGAGGGAGGGGGGACGCGACTCTGTTTCACTTTTTTGGTCTTTTTCTAGTTTTCGTGGTACCGTATTAGGATATTTAGGATTTAAGGCGCCGAGTGAgggcttattttttattgttcaaaGAACGGATGAAGAGCAGCCGTCGGGGGAATAGTATCGCGAGCAGTCGACAGTAGGCGAGGTGCCCCGCTAAGAGTTTCCCCGCCGAGCCGTGCGTCGGGCCCCGCTGCTGGTTACCGCCCTGAGCCGCAAGAATACGTCGCCGCAAGGATACCGTGGCAGAAAGGATACCGCATGGCGACATAAAAGATTCTTGAGGGGAGCGGCCGTCAAAATGTCAACCGCCCGCCACCCAGATCGGTTCGGTCATGGCCAGCCGGACTAACCGAGAACGGCAGAGCCAGAGCGTTCTCATCGGCGGAAGTCGTCACGCGTCGACCACGAGGCAATTGGAGAGGCGATGCGGCGCAGCATGGGATCGAGGCGTGCGGATCGACCGAAAATCGAAGCACACGCATGCGCGGcggctcgagccggccggcgcgggaccggggctcctcactgttcggcaGGCCGTGTCAGGATACGTTTCGGTTAGGACGAGCCCCGAGTT
Proteins encoded in this window:
- the LOC114254786 gene encoding uncharacterized protein LOC114254786, coding for MFNKKRHYSKKKFWVAPLFKNHDKYGFYKATLAYIKLESARFLNYFRMSSIQLEKLLQMVGPKLQKQTFLREPVSAEERLCLTLRYLASGDSMISMSYQYLLGYTTISNIISETCEVLWNVLCPIVLPSSLTKENWLSIAEDFENRCNFPYCIGAMSIDGKHIVIQWSLSNICIQFYNLEIERIIIIIKFNVLFQCPANGFTYYNYKNSHSIVLMAICDANYVFTFVDIGAYGRRSDGGIFKECQFGKKFEHKK